One window from the genome of Streptomyces cadmiisoli encodes:
- a CDS encoding helix-turn-helix domain-containing protein produces MATELTELADNVRKYRRRAGMSQEELAHAAGVSPGTVRKVEQGGTVRMETLHTLARALEVTTATLLAPDAPQPVRRTEDRNRVNLIELRAALTPPVGLADAGGEAGEEEPNVRRFRRAVHDGAVLYHSDSYKSVASQLPGLLRDANSAVAYYDNGEEHRQALLARAEARQLAGRYLTQVRQYDLGYTALAGAITDARRAADTLTAASGVIGMCWLLLRQGRLDEAETLAAQTADTIEPRLSRATPDECAAWGWLALRAAAAAGRNNRPQEARHYHRMATTAASAVGREHTGSFFRHWTTFGPLTVGMKGVEDAMVVGDARTVVRKAGEDALSPKAWKSTGRPSDDNWNRHCMDVARAHTRTGDLTAAMDELIGVRRASPQWLQHQHVAAETMQEILKKRKRTLTAEMRDMASYLGVVG; encoded by the coding sequence ATGGCTACGGAACTCACGGAGCTGGCGGACAACGTCCGCAAGTACCGGCGGCGGGCCGGGATGAGCCAGGAGGAACTGGCCCACGCCGCAGGCGTGTCCCCGGGAACAGTGCGCAAGGTCGAGCAGGGCGGAACGGTCCGCATGGAGACGCTGCACACCCTCGCCCGCGCACTGGAGGTGACCACGGCAACGCTGCTGGCTCCGGACGCTCCGCAACCGGTGCGCCGAACCGAGGACAGGAACCGCGTCAACCTCATCGAGCTGCGGGCCGCCCTGACTCCGCCGGTCGGGCTGGCCGATGCGGGCGGCGAGGCCGGCGAGGAAGAGCCGAACGTACGTCGCTTCCGCCGGGCGGTGCATGACGGCGCAGTGCTGTACCACTCCGACAGCTACAAGAGCGTCGCCTCCCAACTCCCCGGACTCCTACGGGACGCCAACAGCGCGGTCGCCTACTACGACAACGGCGAGGAACACCGCCAGGCGCTTCTGGCCCGAGCCGAAGCCCGGCAACTGGCAGGGCGGTACCTGACCCAGGTCCGGCAGTACGACCTCGGCTACACCGCCCTGGCCGGGGCGATCACCGACGCCCGCCGAGCCGCAGACACCCTCACCGCAGCATCCGGCGTGATCGGCATGTGCTGGCTGCTCCTGCGCCAGGGCCGACTGGACGAGGCAGAAACCCTCGCCGCCCAGACCGCCGACACGATCGAGCCGAGGCTGTCCAGAGCCACCCCCGACGAATGCGCGGCATGGGGCTGGCTGGCACTACGGGCTGCGGCGGCCGCAGGCCGAAACAACCGCCCCCAGGAGGCCCGCCACTACCACCGCATGGCTACCACAGCGGCATCAGCGGTAGGACGCGAGCACACCGGCTCGTTCTTCCGACACTGGACGACCTTCGGCCCGCTGACCGTCGGCATGAAGGGCGTGGAGGACGCCATGGTCGTGGGCGACGCGCGTACCGTCGTCCGCAAGGCCGGCGAGGACGCACTGTCGCCCAAGGCGTGGAAGAGCACCGGGCGGCCGAGTGACGACAACTGGAACCGCCACTGCATGGACGTAGCACGCGCCCACACCCGCACCGGCGACCTGACCGCAGCCATGGACGAGCTGATCGGGGTCCGCCGAGCATCCCCCCAGTGGCTCCAACATCAGCACGTGGCCGCCGAGACCATGCAGGAGATCCTGAAGAAGCGCAAGCGCACCCTCACCGCCGAGATGCGCGACATGGCCTCCTACCTGGGCGTCGTCGGATAG